The proteins below are encoded in one region of Streptomyces roseirectus:
- a CDS encoding DivIVA domain-containing protein codes for MFLFLVIALAVVVAAVTLAVVGGGEGTGPLPEEAPQRLHDPLPWDRPVTRADVDSLRFPLAARGYRMSDVDDALGRLAAELAERDARIADLEAALTAPRVSVEKPEDDPR; via the coding sequence ATGTTCTTGTTCCTGGTCATCGCGCTCGCCGTGGTGGTCGCCGCGGTGACGCTGGCCGTCGTGGGCGGCGGCGAGGGCACAGGACCGCTGCCGGAGGAGGCCCCGCAGCGGCTGCACGACCCGCTGCCCTGGGACCGCCCGGTCACCCGCGCGGACGTCGACAGCCTCCGCTTCCCGCTCGCCGCGCGCGGCTACCGCATGTCCGACGTGGACGACGCGCTCGGCCGCCTCGCCGCCGAACTCGCCGAACGGGACGCCCGCATCGCCGACCTGGAGGCCGCGCTGACGGCCCCCCGCGTCTCCGTCGAGAAGCCGGAGGACGACCCCCGGTGA